One stretch of Chitinivorax tropicus DNA includes these proteins:
- the holA gene encoding DNA polymerase III subunit delta → MQIKLEQLPQHLQRGLAPLYVLHGEEAFLLLEAADRIRAKARQGGFVEREVLTVESGFKWNELMMAGASQSLFGDRKLLELRIPTGKPGTEGAQALQEYCNHLSPDTITLITLPKLDRTQQGSKWFTALESAGVVMAAWPVDRAHLPQWIAGRLALQNQQVDRPTLEFLADKVEGNLFAAHQEVQKLALLYPEGVITPEQVRNAVLDVARFDVFKLGEALLQGDAGRFAKVLDGLQAEGESPVLVLWALAEETRTLLKLKQGLADRQPLPQLFKDHRVWGERQKWMEPALRRVGASALQAALQQAYQIDRAIKGVGSQEPWAAMMRLGLSLCVASAARFELSQ, encoded by the coding sequence GTGCAGATCAAGTTAGAGCAGCTACCACAGCATCTGCAGCGGGGCTTGGCTCCGCTGTATGTCCTGCATGGCGAGGAGGCCTTTCTGCTGCTTGAGGCTGCCGATCGGATTCGGGCCAAGGCCAGACAAGGGGGCTTTGTCGAGCGGGAAGTGCTGACTGTGGAATCCGGCTTCAAATGGAACGAGCTGATGATGGCCGGGGCCAGCCAGAGCCTGTTTGGCGACCGTAAATTGCTGGAGCTGCGGATTCCGACTGGCAAGCCGGGTACGGAGGGCGCACAGGCGCTGCAGGAGTACTGCAACCACCTCTCGCCAGATACCATCACCCTGATCACCCTACCCAAGCTGGATCGCACCCAGCAGGGCAGCAAGTGGTTCACAGCGTTGGAGTCGGCGGGGGTGGTCATGGCGGCATGGCCTGTGGATCGTGCGCATCTGCCGCAGTGGATCGCAGGTCGCCTGGCCCTGCAGAATCAGCAGGTTGATCGCCCGACGCTGGAATTCCTGGCCGACAAGGTGGAAGGCAATCTGTTTGCCGCGCATCAGGAAGTGCAGAAGCTGGCGCTGCTGTATCCCGAAGGGGTGATCACCCCAGAGCAGGTCAGGAACGCCGTGCTGGATGTCGCCCGCTTCGATGTATTCAAACTGGGCGAGGCTTTGCTGCAAGGCGATGCAGGCCGGTTTGCAAAAGTGCTGGATGGCTTGCAGGCCGAGGGAGAGTCGCCAGTCTTGGTGTTGTGGGCGCTGGCCGAGGAAACCCGCACCCTACTCAAACTCAAGCAGGGGCTGGCGGATCGACAGCCGCTCCCACAGCTGTTCAAGGACCATCGGGTATGGGGTGAGCGGCAGAAGTGGATGGAGCCCGCCTTGCGCAGAGTGGGTGCTTCCGCATTGCAAGCCGCGCTGCAGCAAGCCTATCAGATTGATCGCGCCATCAAGGGCGTGGGTAGCCAGGAGCCATGGGCCGCCATGATGCGCCTGGGTCTTTCACTATGCGTGGCCAGTGCTGCGCGATTTGAATTGAGTCAATGA
- the lptE gene encoding LPS assembly lipoprotein LptE yields the protein MPYQTMSVEGTGPVSIGLQQYLRAIPNLKLTSTAEAEATVAIIKENHEKVIRSLNQSGQVSEYELRYTLTYTLLGQKRQPLFPTSDIHIRRYMTYSDSQALAKEQEEALLLRDMQQDATMQVIRRLSVFRPRPEDMASQPAKAP from the coding sequence GTGCCATATCAGACAATGTCGGTAGAGGGCACTGGCCCGGTGTCGATCGGGCTGCAGCAATATCTGCGTGCAATCCCCAATCTGAAGCTGACGAGCACCGCCGAGGCCGAGGCGACGGTTGCAATCATCAAGGAAAACCACGAGAAGGTGATCCGTTCGCTGAATCAGTCCGGCCAAGTCAGTGAGTATGAGCTTCGCTATACCTTGACCTATACTTTGCTCGGACAAAAACGCCAACCTCTGTTTCCCACCTCAGATATCCATATCCGCCGCTATATGACCTATAGCGATAGCCAGGCTCTGGCCAAGGAGCAGGAAGAGGCCCTGCTGCTGCGCGACATGCAGCAGGATGCAACCATGCAGGTCATTCGCAGGCTGAGTGTGTTCAGGCCGCGTCCGGAAGACATGGCCAGCCAGCCGGCAAAGGCGCCTTGA